In the Malus domestica chromosome 16, GDT2T_hap1 genome, one interval contains:
- the LOC103403371 gene encoding protein LAZY 1-like isoform X1, whose protein sequence is MKLLGWMHRMFRQNSNDPFKVSVVGQPSLDDQQYYPKSNWGTKPFKQAPKDQHLRKSFNGLDAARAEEEYYEEESSAEASVLFHGFLAIGTLGSSDQVNTEPSTPMLGISVENITEKETEATENELNLINDELEKELVAVPAKDDICNDSSGRNSYVSNGRSSQGSTITLSGKALEGAANKGNNGTAVCPLQGYLFGSAYELSETTIVAKKEHRTSLGELFQRTKLAEEISGAELIKEEKRADKSAMHLIKKMLKKKMLHASSRGSGRAADHASAETKLNKILHMFRRKVHPETSAAERKPGKYKGNQSKKKPSSEGTYNNGGQDEDILLYPQQGFSSMQSMWHYKSQSNPLQFVLSGMDSNENREHWIKTGADYLVLEL, encoded by the exons ATGAag TTACTAGGTTGGATGCATCGCATGTTTCGGCAGAATAGCAACGATCCATTTAAAGTTTCCGTCGTCG GGCAGCCGTCGCTCGACGATCAACAATACTATCCGAAGTCAAACTGGGGCACGAAACCCTTCAAGCAAGCCCCGAAAGATCAGCACCTTCGAAAATCTTTCAACGGTCTAGATGCAGCTAGGGCAGAAGAAGAATACTATGAAGAGGAATCATCTGCTGAGGCATCGGTGCTCTTCCATGGCTTTCTTGCAATCGGCACCCTTGGAAGCTCGGACCAAGTGAACACTGAACCATCAACCCCAATGCTTGGAATCTCCGTGGAGAACATAACCGAAAAAGAAACTGAGGCCACGGAGAACGAGTTGAATCTCATCAATGATGAATTGGAGAAAGAGCTAGTGGCTGTTCCGGCGAAGGATGATATTTGTAATGATTCATCTGGAAGAAACAGCTATGTCAGCAATGGAAGAAGTAGCCAAGGAAGCACCATTACGCTAAGCGGGAAGGCACTGGAAGGCGCAGCGAACAAGGGGAATAATGGAACGGCAGTGTGCCCGCTCCAGGGATATCTTTTCGGGTCGGCATATGAGTTGTCTGAAACAACAATAGTGGCAAAGAAGGAACACAGGACATCTCTTGGTGAGCTGTTCCAGAGGACTAAATTGGCTGAGGAGATCTCCGGAGCAGAATTGATCAAAGAGGAGAAGCGAGCGGATAAGTCCGCCATGCACTTAATAAAAAAGATGCTCAAGAAAAAAATGCTTCACGCTTCTTCTCGTGGCTCCGGCAGAGCTGCTGATCATGCTTCAGCAGAAACAAAACTCAATAAG ATCCTTCACATGTTCCGTAGAAAAGTTCACCCTGAAACCTCGGCGGCTGAGCGAAAACCCGGTAAGTACAAAGGGAACCAAAGCAAGAAGAAACCAAGCAGTGAGGGGACTTACAACAATGGAGGTCAGGATGAAGACATCTTGTTATATCCTCAACAAGGATTTTCTTCAATGCAGAGCATGTGGCACTACAAGAGCCAATCAAACCCGCTCCAATTTGTGCTTAGCGGCATGGATTCAAATGAGAACAGGGAGCACTGGATCAAAACAGGTGCAGACT ACCTAGTCCTGGAGCTGTGA
- the LOC103403371 gene encoding protein LAZY 1-like isoform X2 codes for MKLLGWMHRMFRQNSNDPFKVSVVGQPSLDDQQYYPKSNWGTKPFKQAPKDQHLRKSFNGLDAARAEEEYYEEESSAEASVLFHGFLAIGTLGSSDQVNTEPSTPMLGISVENITEKETEATENELNLINDELEKELVAVPAKDDICNDSSGRNSYVSNGRSSQGSTITLSGKALEGAANKGNNGTAVCPLQGYLFGSAYELSETTIVAKKEHRTSLGELFQRTKLAEEISGAELIKEEKRADKSAMHLIKKMLKKKMLHASSRGSGRAADHASAETKLNKILHMFRRKVHPETSAAERKPGKYKGNQSKKKPSSEGTYNNGGQDEDILLYPQQGFSSMQSMWHYKSQSNPLQFVLSGMDSNENREHWIKTDLVLEL; via the exons ATGAag TTACTAGGTTGGATGCATCGCATGTTTCGGCAGAATAGCAACGATCCATTTAAAGTTTCCGTCGTCG GGCAGCCGTCGCTCGACGATCAACAATACTATCCGAAGTCAAACTGGGGCACGAAACCCTTCAAGCAAGCCCCGAAAGATCAGCACCTTCGAAAATCTTTCAACGGTCTAGATGCAGCTAGGGCAGAAGAAGAATACTATGAAGAGGAATCATCTGCTGAGGCATCGGTGCTCTTCCATGGCTTTCTTGCAATCGGCACCCTTGGAAGCTCGGACCAAGTGAACACTGAACCATCAACCCCAATGCTTGGAATCTCCGTGGAGAACATAACCGAAAAAGAAACTGAGGCCACGGAGAACGAGTTGAATCTCATCAATGATGAATTGGAGAAAGAGCTAGTGGCTGTTCCGGCGAAGGATGATATTTGTAATGATTCATCTGGAAGAAACAGCTATGTCAGCAATGGAAGAAGTAGCCAAGGAAGCACCATTACGCTAAGCGGGAAGGCACTGGAAGGCGCAGCGAACAAGGGGAATAATGGAACGGCAGTGTGCCCGCTCCAGGGATATCTTTTCGGGTCGGCATATGAGTTGTCTGAAACAACAATAGTGGCAAAGAAGGAACACAGGACATCTCTTGGTGAGCTGTTCCAGAGGACTAAATTGGCTGAGGAGATCTCCGGAGCAGAATTGATCAAAGAGGAGAAGCGAGCGGATAAGTCCGCCATGCACTTAATAAAAAAGATGCTCAAGAAAAAAATGCTTCACGCTTCTTCTCGTGGCTCCGGCAGAGCTGCTGATCATGCTTCAGCAGAAACAAAACTCAATAAG ATCCTTCACATGTTCCGTAGAAAAGTTCACCCTGAAACCTCGGCGGCTGAGCGAAAACCCGGTAAGTACAAAGGGAACCAAAGCAAGAAGAAACCAAGCAGTGAGGGGACTTACAACAATGGAGGTCAGGATGAAGACATCTTGTTATATCCTCAACAAGGATTTTCTTCAATGCAGAGCATGTGGCACTACAAGAGCCAATCAAACCCGCTCCAATTTGTGCTTAGCGGCATGGATTCAAATGAGAACAGGGAGCACTGGATCAAAACAG ACCTAGTCCTGGAGCTGTGA